Proteins from one Streptomyces sp. NBC_00289 genomic window:
- a CDS encoding acyl-CoA dehydrogenase family protein has protein sequence MSTQPDLLYSEEEEALRAAVRDLLGDHCDAAGVIARTESDAPHDLSLWKALAEAMGLAGLLVPEALGGQGATHREAAVVLEELGRAVAPVPYLTSAVVATEALLACEAEDLLAELASGRKIGALAVALNVAPGGAYRTVRHEDGLLRGKLSGIADAAAADVLLVPAEDGGLYAVGADAVTVTPQISLDLTRPLATVTFDGARARRLGDAEPAVRRALRAGAGLLAAEQLGLADWTLTETVRYLKERKQFNRPVGGFQALKHRLAQLWLEVVNLRAAARNAADALTRGEDADVAVAVAQAYAASVAVHAAEEAVQLHGGIGMTWEHPAHLYLKRAKADSIAYGTAGAHRAELAEMVDLQAP, from the coding sequence ATGAGCACACAGCCCGACCTGCTCTACTCCGAGGAGGAAGAGGCCCTCCGCGCCGCCGTCCGCGACCTGCTCGGCGACCACTGCGACGCGGCCGGCGTGATCGCCCGCACCGAGTCGGACGCCCCGCACGACCTGTCGCTGTGGAAGGCGCTCGCCGAGGCCATGGGCCTGGCCGGCCTGCTGGTGCCCGAGGCGCTCGGCGGCCAGGGAGCCACCCACCGCGAAGCCGCCGTCGTCCTGGAGGAACTGGGCCGCGCCGTCGCCCCGGTGCCCTACCTGACGAGTGCCGTCGTGGCCACCGAGGCGCTGCTGGCGTGCGAGGCCGAGGACCTCCTCGCCGAGCTGGCGTCCGGCCGGAAGATCGGCGCCCTCGCCGTCGCCCTCAACGTCGCCCCGGGCGGCGCCTACCGGACCGTACGGCACGAAGACGGGCTCCTGCGCGGCAAGTTGTCCGGAATCGCCGACGCGGCCGCGGCCGACGTGCTGCTGGTGCCGGCCGAGGACGGCGGACTGTACGCGGTCGGCGCGGACGCCGTGACCGTCACCCCGCAGATCTCCCTGGACCTGACCCGGCCACTCGCGACCGTCACGTTCGACGGGGCGCGCGCCCGTCGGCTCGGCGATGCCGAACCCGCCGTACGACGGGCGTTGCGGGCCGGGGCCGGACTACTCGCCGCCGAGCAACTGGGCCTCGCCGACTGGACGTTGACGGAGACCGTCCGCTACCTGAAGGAACGCAAGCAGTTCAACCGGCCCGTGGGCGGTTTCCAGGCGCTCAAGCACCGGCTCGCGCAGCTGTGGCTCGAGGTCGTCAACCTGCGCGCGGCCGCCCGCAACGCCGCGGACGCGCTCACCAGGGGAGAGGACGCCGACGTCGCGGTCGCCGTCGCCCAGGCGTACGCGGCGTCCGTCGCCGTCCACGCCGCCGAGGAGGCCGTCCAACTGCACGGCGGCATCGGCATGACCTGGGAGCACCCCGCCCACCTGTACCTGAAGCGGGCCAAGGCCGACTCGATCGCCTACGGCACGGCGGGCGCCCACCGTGCCGAACTGGCCGAGATGGTCGACCTCCAAGCCCCCTGA
- a CDS encoding phosphatidylinositol-specific phospholipase C/glycerophosphodiester phosphodiesterase family protein, translating into MALTTRCRALSTLGAAIAGTVALPATRAVAGEQKHSARPLWRAHAHNDYEHPRPLFDALDHRFGSVEADIHLVGDQLLVAHDPVDLDPGRTLESLYLAPLAARVKANHGAIYRGYRRPLQLLIDIKTEGSSTYLELDRHLTRYRHLFTTYAHGRVHQGPVTAVISGDRAARMPMEAQTVRRAFYDGRLSDLGTSAPASFVPLISDNWTLNFTWRGEGAFPDAERRKLRDIVRAAHRRGQRVRLWATPEVPGPARDAVWAELLAADVDHINTDDLAGLEAFLDAHR; encoded by the coding sequence ATGGCCCTCACCACCCGCTGCAGAGCCCTCAGCACCCTCGGCGCAGCCATCGCGGGCACGGTCGCCCTGCCCGCCACGCGCGCGGTGGCAGGCGAACAGAAGCACAGCGCACGGCCGTTGTGGCGCGCCCACGCCCACAACGACTACGAGCACCCGCGGCCCCTGTTCGACGCCCTCGACCACCGCTTCGGCAGCGTCGAGGCCGACATCCACCTCGTCGGCGACCAGCTCCTCGTCGCCCACGACCCGGTCGACCTCGACCCGGGCCGCACCCTCGAATCCCTCTACCTCGCCCCGCTCGCGGCCCGCGTCAAGGCCAACCACGGTGCCATCTACCGGGGTTACCGCAGACCCCTGCAACTGCTCATCGACATCAAGACCGAGGGCTCGTCGACGTACCTCGAACTCGACCGCCACCTCACGCGCTACCGGCACCTGTTCACGACGTACGCCCACGGCCGGGTCCACCAGGGCCCGGTCACCGCCGTCATCTCCGGCGACCGGGCGGCCCGGATGCCGATGGAGGCCCAGACCGTGCGCCGGGCCTTCTACGACGGCCGTCTCAGCGACCTCGGCACCTCCGCCCCGGCCTCCTTCGTCCCGCTGATCTCCGACAACTGGACGCTCAACTTCACCTGGCGGGGCGAGGGCGCCTTCCCCGACGCCGAGCGGCGGAAGCTGCGCGACATCGTCCGGGCCGCGCACCGGCGCGGGCAGCGCGTCCGGCTGTGGGCCACCCCCGAGGTTCCGGGCCCCGCCCGGGACGCGGTGTGGGCCGAACTGCTCGCCGCCGACGTCGACCACATCAACACCGACGACCTCGCCGGACTGGAGGCGTTCCTGGACGCCCACCGGTAA
- a CDS encoding acyl-CoA dehydrogenase family protein, with amino-acid sequence MTDADEQRRRTRELLAAHPPAETAAPDFLAARFDAGLAWVHYPEGLGGLGAPRSLQAVVDAELEAAGAPDNDPRRIGIGLGMAAPTILEFGTEEQKRRFLRPLWLGEEVWCQLFSEPGAGSDLAALGTRAVREGDDWVVNGQKVWTSSAHVARWAILIARTDPDVPKHQGITYFVCDMTDPGVEVRPLRQITGEAEFNEVFLTDVRIPDSRRLGAVGNGWRVAQTTLMNERVSIGGMRLPREGGMIGPVSRTWRERPDLRTHELHQRLLGLWVEAEVARLTGERLRQQLVAGQPGYEGSGMKLAFARLNQEISGLEVELLGEEGLLYDDWTLRRPEFVDFTGRDAGYRYLRSKGNSIEGGTNEVLLNIVAERVLGLPAEPRTDKDVAWKDLAR; translated from the coding sequence ATGACCGACGCCGACGAACAGCGCCGCCGCACAAGGGAGTTGCTGGCCGCGCACCCCCCTGCGGAAACCGCCGCGCCGGACTTCCTCGCGGCCCGCTTCGACGCCGGTCTGGCGTGGGTGCACTACCCCGAGGGCCTCGGCGGACTCGGTGCCCCGCGCTCCCTGCAGGCCGTCGTGGACGCCGAACTCGAGGCCGCGGGCGCCCCGGACAACGACCCCCGGCGGATCGGCATCGGTCTCGGCATGGCCGCGCCGACGATCCTCGAGTTCGGCACGGAGGAGCAGAAGCGGCGGTTCCTGCGGCCCCTGTGGCTGGGGGAGGAGGTCTGGTGCCAGCTCTTCAGCGAGCCGGGCGCCGGATCCGACCTGGCCGCGCTCGGCACGCGGGCCGTCCGCGAAGGCGACGACTGGGTCGTCAACGGGCAGAAGGTGTGGACGTCCAGCGCCCATGTCGCGCGCTGGGCCATCCTCATCGCCCGTACCGACCCGGACGTGCCCAAGCACCAGGGCATCACGTACTTCGTCTGCGACATGACCGACCCCGGCGTCGAGGTGCGTCCGCTCCGGCAGATCACCGGCGAGGCCGAGTTCAACGAGGTCTTCCTGACCGACGTCCGGATCCCGGACTCGCGCCGCCTCGGAGCAGTCGGCAACGGCTGGCGGGTCGCCCAGACCACGCTCATGAATGAACGCGTCTCGATCGGCGGCATGCGTCTGCCGCGTGAGGGCGGCATGATCGGCCCGGTTTCCCGGACCTGGCGCGAACGCCCCGACCTGCGCACCCACGAGCTGCACCAGCGACTGCTCGGGCTCTGGGTCGAGGCCGAGGTCGCCCGCCTCACCGGGGAACGGCTGCGCCAGCAGCTCGTCGCCGGCCAGCCCGGCTACGAGGGCTCCGGGATGAAGCTCGCGTTCGCCCGCCTCAACCAGGAGATCAGCGGCCTGGAGGTCGAACTCCTCGGCGAGGAGGGCCTGTTGTACGACGACTGGACCCTGCGCCGACCGGAGTTCGTGGACTTCACCGGCCGGGACGCCGGCTACCGCTACCTCCGCTCGAAGGGCAACAGCATCGAGGGCGGGACCAACGAGGTCCTGCTGAACATCGTCGCCGAACGCGTCCTGGGCCTGCCCGCCGAGCCGCGCACCGACAAGGACGTCGCCTGGAAGGACCTCGCCCGATGA